The DNA window CTATTTTTTGCGGTACTATTTGCCATTTCATCGGTAGTATCAATCCTAATCTGGATTAAAGATAATACCTTTAAAAAGTATGATTGGGAATGGTTTAAGGTAATGGGAGGATATCTAACTAAAAACGAAACCCATGTACCCGCTGGCAAATTTAACGCCGGACAAAAACTTTTTTACTGGGTTACCACTATTTTAAGCGTTTTTATCATATATTCCGGTTATTTATTAGCCTATCCTGGTCAATTTTCAGTCCCTGCGGTATTGTGGGCAGCCATTGTTCATGGTGTTTCAGCAGTTATGCTAATAGCTGTAGTTATAGGCCATGCTTACTTAGGTAGCTTTGCTAATCCAGGAACATTTGGGGCCATTACCCATGGCAGGGTAGCCAAAGAGTGGGTTGAAATTCATCATCCTAAGTGGGGCAATTAATATATATTACTAACACAGAGCATACAAAAGGGCTGTTGCAAAGTTTTGCAACAGCCCAATCTCTTTGTTAGCAATTTTTTCAAATTTCAAGTGGTTTCACTTTTAAATCCTTGATAAAATAAAATTGGTGCCGAAGGCGGGAGTCGAACCCGCACGGTTGTTGAGACCGCCGGATTTTGAGTCCGGTGCGTCTGCCAGTTCCGCCACTTCGGCACGGCTGATTTTTAACTAACAGGTTGTTTGCCTGTCAGCAGAGTTAATATTACCATACTACAAATTTAAAGTCAACAAAGTTTTGTAAAGAAAATTAATTCCTATGGACAAATGGCTATCTAATCGGCATAATATTAGGGAGAATATCTTATACAAATTAGTTTTAAGTGCAAACATTTACCTTAACTGCTAGGATTTTAACAAAGGACAAGAAGCATTTCTGTCGAATAGTTTTTATTAGGTAAAATATTTCTAACTCAGTTAAAAAATTAGTTAAATAGTTTCTAAATTAATGTTTGGTTTGATTTTTGGGTTTACGAAGGGGGATTTATTCTTGTCTATTACTGACAAGGAACTTATCGAAAAAAGTTTATCCGGTGATTACATAGCTTTTGAAGAACTAATACATAAGTATGAAAATAAGGTATATACCGTAGCTTATCGCTTTATGGGCAACCATGCCGATGCCTGTGATTTGGCTCAAGAGGCCTTTATAAAAATGTATCAGGCGTTGCCGAAGTTTAGAGGCGATTCTAGTTTTATGACTTGGATATATCATATTACTGCTAATGTATGTCGGGATGAGTTGCGCCGGCGGCAAAAAAAGCAAACTTTGTCATTGGATGATGATAGTGATGATAATGTAGCACCCAAGTTTACCATTGCCAGTGATGAACCAGGACCAGAGGAAATAATAGAGAGTTTAGAATTAAGCACCCAGGTACAACAGTGCTTAAATATGCTGAGCGAAGATTACCGCTTGATTTTAATTATGCGAGAAATCCAAGGCTTGTCTTATGATGAAATTGCTGAGACTATGAATATCTCTTTAGGCACTGTGAAATCAAGATTGAGCAGAGCTCGTTCAGTTTTCAAGGAAAAAATTACTCCAATTCTGGAACAATCTACAACCCGTCCTCGTCAAACTAATAGGGAGAGGATGATACTATGAAGTGTCAGGATGTGTGTGAAAATTTATCGGCTTACCTAGATGGTGAACTTGACAAAGGCGAAGCCAGCAGTATAGCCGCCCACTTGATGGCATGTCGTAATTGTAGGAATGAGTGGGAACAATTAAATACAGCCAGTGCTTTGCTCCGCGAATTGCCGGAAATTGAGCCACCACCTGAATTCATGCTTGGTTTAAGTGAAAGATTAGCTGCTTTGCCAATGACGGTAGCAGATGAAGAAAAAACTTCACTTTCGCATCGGATACAACGGATGGTGAAAAAGCCTTGGTACAAAGTTGCCGCAGCGGCAGCGATGTTCGGTTTAGCTTTTGGGATTACTCAACTGTGGGATAACGGCAATAGTAACATTATTAACCATCCGGAAATTAATCCAATGGTAATCACTGAAACGCAGCCCAAGGGCAGTGATAACGGATCTATGCCGGTAGTTAACAGAATTAATGATGAACAACAGTTGCCAAATGACGATACAACTGTAAAAACAGAGCCACAAAATACTGAACCGGGGGCACAGGCATCTACAAATAAGGATAAAGTTGATAAGACACCTAAGGAGGAGTCCCCTAAAGCGCCCGCGGCCTATACTGAAGCTGTTGATGATCCAACTATGACAGCTAGCACCCTTGCGGCTAACATTTATACCATGTCCATTCAAATAGCGGTAACAGAAGATGATATCGCCGTTGCTGAACAAGCGGTGCGTGACATCAGTGCTAAGTACAATGGTAAGCTGCAACAAACGGGCAGTGAATTTAATATTAAATTCCCACGGCAAGGCACAGACATATCATTATTGTTACCAGAATTCAAGGCTGTTGGTGAAGTTAGCACCGTTCCCATGAAGGATGTGATCGGGGAATATCGAGAGCAAATTAATAAGCTGGAACAAACAAAGGCAGATTTAGCTAAACAATTAGAAAATAGCAAAACAAAAAATGCTGATAAACTGCAGCAACAAATTAATCAAGTGCAAAATGAAATTAATCAAAAACTTGCTGAAGTTAAAGAACTATCAAATTACATCAACATTAATGTTAAACTGGTGGCCTAGGTAAACTTGTCCAGTAAGTAGTTTATACTACTTACTGGTTTTTTGTTTTTATTGACTAATTAATACCAGAGCAGGTACAATATGAGAGATGTTAAATAGACAACTTATGAAAGGGGGTATAGTCAATGAAGGAAAGAGTGGAAGAGGCATTAGCTAAAGTACGTCCATTTCTCCAACGGGATGGTGGAGATGTTCAACTGGTGGAAGTAACCGAGGACAATGTAGTAAAAGTAAAATTAAAAGGTGCTTGCCATGGCTGACCTGGCGCAGCCCAGACCCTAAAACTGGGGATTGAGCGGGTGCTCAAGGAAGCTATACCTGAAATTAAAGAAGTTGTAAATGTTCAATAAAAAATGACCCATTGGGTCATTTTTTTAATGGATTAATTGTCTCCTTTTTTGGTTAGTCTATTTTAAAAGGAAGGAGGGACATAATTTTAATGAAAGAAAAAGTACAAGCAGCGCTTGAGAAGCTTCGCCCGTTTTTGCAACGGGATGGTGGTGACGTGGAACTGGTGGAAGTATCTGATGATGGTATAGTTAAAGTAAAATTGCAAGGTGCCTGTCAAGGCTGACCTGGTGCCACACAGACCCTAAAAAATGGGATTGAGCGGGTGCTCAAACAAGAGGTGCCAGAAGTGAAGGAAGTAGTACAAGCTTAGAAGTAAAAAGACAGTAGCAAAAAGATGTCGGTGTCTAGTACCGACATCTTCTTTAATCCTTATCAATTTGTGGTAAGGTGTAGGCATCACTGTTGGCAAATTCCAAAAAGGCTTGGACAACTCGGTTTTGATAGCGCTTTTTTGGATAGCAAAGATATAGGTTCCTTTCCATATTCAAATCATTTATTTCTAAAACGGCAATTTCCCCCATAGATTTTTCCTTATAAATTGCCCATTTAGAAACGATGGAAACGCCTAACCCGGCTTGTACTGCGGTAACAATGGCTCCGGTGCTACCCAACTCCATTACAATGTTTAGTTCTTCCAGCGATAGACGTAGCTGAGCTAGCTTTTCCTCCAACATTTTTCTGGTGCCAGAGCCGATGGATCGCCAGATAAGTTTTTCTTTGGTTAACTCTGATAACGAAATACTTTTTTTGCCCGCCAGTGGGTGGTCTTTAGGTGTTATAACCACCAGCTCATCAGGATAAAAATTTTTTGTTTCTAGCTTCTTATTATCAGGTTTAGTGCCCACTGCTCCCAACTGTGCCGTTTCATCCAACAAATGATGAATAACGTCGTTGGAATCTGAAATTTGTAAGGATATATGGACTTCTGGATATTGTTTTTTAAATTCGCCTATTATATAGGGAAGAATATAGTGTCCCGGGATAGAACTGGCCCAAATCACCAGTTTGCCCTTTACGGTGGCACTTAAATCTCTAATTTCCCGTTCGGCTTTGTTAAGTAATCCTAAAACTTCGTTGGCGTAATGGTAAAGAATGGTGCCTGCCGGAGTTAGGGTTACTCCACGACCTCGTCTTTCAATTAGGCCTACACCAAAATACTCCTCTAAAGTGTTGATATGTTTGCTGACTGCTGGTTGGGTAATATGTATTTCTTGGGCAGCCAGTGAAAGACTTTGTTTATTGACCACCGTTACAAATGTTCTTAAAAGTGTAGTGTTCAAGCTTGTCACCTCGTGTTATATTATACGGCTAGAAGTATATCATTTCAAAGATATAAAACCAACTTTTTCTTAAAATTGTTGAAAAAGTTGGTTGTAATATCTATATCACAAAAGGCTAAGGCCTTAACAATATCGTCAGCATTTACTGTATTGTCCGCGGTAGTATGTTTTGCCCCACTTTAGTCAGGTGAGAAGTGGTTTCTAACCACACCTGTTGTAGCCGTTGATAGTCGCTGGGGGTAATGGTGGCATCCAACTGTTGTTCATAATCACGCATCGCCTTTTCCACCGCCACCACCCGGTAATGTTTTTTGCCATTGGCCAGGTAGGTATGTACCCAAGTGGGTACATAATCTACTTTAGTTATAGTTGTAATGTTGGTTGCAGGATGTTTTTCTAACTGAATGTTGACAATAACACCACTGTCAGAATACTGCCAACGCTGATTTGAGATAAAGTTGCCAAGGGAATAAATTACAAATACCTCTTTGTCTTGGCCTGCAAAATTAATACTACGTTTTTCCATTGGTTGAATAACATGGACGTGGTCGCCAAAAATGATGTCTATACCCATGGCAAACAACTGGTCAACCAATTGTTTTTGTTGTTCATTGGGGTAGCGTTGATATTCAATGCCAAAATGCAAGTACATAATTATCACATCAGACCCGGCGCTTTTCAACTGTTGAATGTCATTATTGATTTTTTCTAGATCCACCATATTAATAGCATATTCTTTGCCCGCTGGGATTGGTATGCCGTTGACGCTATCGGTGTAATTTAAAATGCCGATTTTAATTCCCTTTACATCTATTATTAACGGCACCTTTCGTTCTTCCATCGTCCGATAATTTCCCACCGGTTTTAGCCCTGCAGCCTCCAGATTATCCAATGTGGTTAATAAACCGCTAAAACCCCGGTCTAAACTGTGGTTGTTGGCGGTGGTAACCACATCTATCCCCACTGCCTTTAAATCATAGGCCAACTGTTCGGGACAGTTAAAGACCGGGTAACCGGAGTAACCGCCATTGTTTTGGCCAGCCAGACGGGTTTCTAAATTGGCTATGGTTAAATCAGGCTTTGCCAAGAGGCTTTTAACGGGATTTAACTGACTGGCAAAGTCGTATTTGCCAATATTATTATCCCAAGCCGCGTTAATAACTGGCATGTGCATTAAAAAGTCTCCTACGGCAGCCACTTCTACCACAATTGATTCGGGTTCTGGATTGACCGGGGGAGCCTCTAGAATTGGCCCTTGGCTGGGCTTAGTACAGCCGCACACAACGCTGATTAATATAGAAAAAACAATAGTTAATGTAATTAGTGTACTTCTATCTTTATTTAACATTACATTTATCCTTCCAATGTTGCTTATAAAACACACTATTCTTGTTTTTTAATTTAATTTCCTGCTCCTTTTAAATTTTAATAAACTATATAGGGATGAGACATTATATAAGCAGCTAAATGTGGTTCATATTTATACAGCCCGTTTCATTTTAGAACAATATGCTGTACTAAAAAGTTACGTTATATACGTTATAAATGTCACAAGCATTTGAAAAGTATATATTTACTGAAAATTCAAAGTTGGCACAGTAATTGCAATATTATATTGGCAAATAATTGAGGAGCAAAGCTCCTAAATAATAAAATGGTAGAAAAGGGAGGAGTTTTAAAATGGCTGTAAGCGCATATTTTATTCCCACTGTAAACTTAATGGGAGCCGGTTGTGTTAACGAAGTAGGTGACAGACTTAAGAGTTTAGGAGCTACCAAAGCCCTAATCGTTACCGATGCTGGTATTGTTAAAATGGGGATGGCTGATAAAATTAAAGGTATTATTGAGGGTGCTGGTGTTCAGGCAGTGGTCTTTGGCGGAGCTGAACCCAACCCAACTGATAATAACGTAGATGCTGGTTTTAAAGTATGGCAAGATGAAAAATGCGATGCCATTGTGTCTCTGGGCGGCGGATCTTCCCATGACTGTGCCAAAGGTGTAGGCCTATTAGCTGCTAACGGTGGTAAAATCCATGATTACGAAGGTGTAGATAAGTCAACCAATCCGATGGTTCCGCTGTTGGCTATAAATACCACTGCTGGTACTGCTTCTGAAATGACTCGTTTCTGTATCATTACCGATACCAGTCGTAAAGTAAAAATGGCCATTGTGGACTGGCGTGTAACCCCTGCCATTTCCTTCAACGACCCAGAATTAATGGCCGGTATGCCTCCTGCATTGACCGCTGCCACTGGTATGGATGCTTTAACCCACGCCATTGAAGCATATGTTTCTACTGCTGCCACTCCTTTAACTGATTCTGCTGCTCTAATGGCTATTGAATTAATTGCTAAGTGGTTACCAGCCGCTGTGGCTAATGGAACCAACATGGTAGCCCGCGAAAAAATGGCCTTTGCCCAGTTCTTAGGTGGTATGGCATTCAACAATGCTAGTCTGGGGTATGTACACGCTATGGCGCACCAATTGGGTGGTTTCTACAACCTACCACACGGTGTTTGTAACGCCATCTTGTTGCCACACGTTGAGCAGTTCAACCTGATTGCTTGCCCAGAGCGGTTCCGGGATATTGCCATCGCTTTGGGTGAAAATGTGGAGGGCTTATCGGTAAATGATGCTGCTCAAGTGGCCATTGATTCCATCAAGAGGCTGTCTGCATCAGTGGGTATCCCAGCTGGATTAGCTGAACTGGGTGTTAAGGAAGAGGATTTAGAAATTATGGCTACCAACGCTAAGAAAGATGCTTGTCAAGCCACCAACCCACGTTTGGCCACTTTACAAGAAGTTATTCAAATCTTTAAGAATGCAATGTAAGTTCCATAAATTCCAACATGGGGTGAAGGTTAATAGCCTTCACCCCATTTTTTGCCCATTTTAGTATAAAATTCACCTTGAATATCAAGAGCGAAAAAAAGGATACGCCATTTGTGTTGTAGAATATTTGCATAATTGAATTAATTTTCAGGCAGGGGGTTCCGACCCGTGAAGAACAAACTGTTAGAGATAAGCAAATTTGTAGCGCCAGAAATCATCTTTGGTTTAGGAGCTGTGGCCCAAGCAGGGGAAAGTGCTCTGCGATTGGGGGCTAAGAAAATATTTTTGGTTTCAGACGATAATGTATTGGCGGCAGGTTGGGTGGAACAGGTATTAATTCACATCAAGCAGGCTAGATTGGATTACGAAATTTGGTGTTGTCATACCTGTAATCCTAAGGATTATGAAGTGGCGGCCGGAGCCAAGGCCTATTTAGAATCGTCATGTGATGCCATCATGGCAGTGGGCGGGGGCAGTTCCATTGATGCAGCCAAAGCGATCGCTGTATTGGCCAGTAACGGTGGTAGTCTAAAGGATTTTGAAGGTGTAAACAAAATTACTAAACCGCTGCCTCCAATGATTATGATCCCGTCCACCGGTGGTTCGGGGTCGGAGGTAACGCAGTTTGCCATTATTGTGGACAGTGCCAGAAAAATAAAAATGACAATTATATCAAAATCCTTAGTGCCGGATATTGCCATTGTTGACCCGTACTTATTAAATACTTTGGATAGACATTACACCGCTTCCACTGGTATTGATGCTTTGTGTCATGGCATAGAATCTTATGTTTCGCTGGCGGCAACGCCACTTACCGATGTCCATGCTCTCTATGCCATTCAGCTGGTGTCCAATAATTTACGGGAGTCGGTGGCCTGTCGTTCAAATTTAGAAGCGAAGACAGCTATGGCTATGGCTAGTTTGCAAGCCGGTTTGGCATTTTCTAACGCTATTTTAGGTGCCACCCATGCCATGACACACCAGGTTGATGGTTTGCTAGACCAAAGTCATGGTGCAACCATTGGCATTATTATGCCCTATGTAATGAGCTATAATTTAATTGCCTGTGCCGAGAGATACGCCAAAGTGGCCGAGGCATTAGGGGTAAAAACAGAGGGGATGTCCATATGGAAGGCGGCAGAAAAGGCAATCCATTGGATTAAAAAACTGCGCCATGACATTGAGTTGCCCACTAAATTATCAGACATTGGTCTCGAAGAGCAAGTCATTCCTAAGTTAGCAGAAAATGCCTTGAAGGATGTTTGCCTGGTTACCAATCCCCGGGATACAGATCAACAGGATTTAGCTCAGTTATTTAAACGCGCATTATAAGAGGTGTTGATGTTGATAGATGAAAAACGTATAATCATAGAAAATTTAACCGGAGTAAATTCATCAAAACTTAATTACTATCTGGAATTAAAGAAACGCAATGAAGAAATTATCAAACAAAACAACCGGTTGGAAATTATTCACCAAATTATTAAAGATATCAATATTGACATGTCAATTTCTGACATTATCCATAGGACATACAGTAAATTGCCTTTGGTGTTGCCATGTGATTTTTTGGGACTGGCTCTGTTAGAAGATAAGGACTTGTTTATGAAGGCAATGGTTCCTGATAGTGCCTGTTTAAATCAACGGTTAACAGCTGACTCTTTACTTTGGCAATGTGTGCAGGAACGTAAATATAAACTTTATAATTTTTCTGACCAAAGTGTGACCATGTGTCAGCAAATATGTGGTTGCAGTGGTGGTGAAAGCAGTGACATTAATTGTTTGGTGACAATACCGCTCTTTGTCCGGCAAAAGGTGATTGGCGTATTGTCCGTTGGTTCTAAACAGTATGGTGCTTATACAGATAGTGAGTTGCGCTTCTGTCAACATTTGGCTGATCAGTTGGCTATCTGCATAGAAAATGCTCGCTTATACGACCAAGTGTTGCAAGGCAAACGGGAATGGGAAGAAACCTTTACAGCAATTAAAGACCCAATTTATTTAATAGATTTAGACCTAAATGTAATGCGCAGCAACAACAGGCTGTTACCCTTTATTAATGGCGATAAACAAGGGGACTGTGGACATAAATGTTATCAATTATTGTGGGGCATAAACCGTAAATGTGATAAGTGCTTGCTGGAAGAAGTAATAAGTACTGGCAAACCAGCTCACAGCAGAAAAAGCGTCAGCGGTTATGTACTTGATGTTTATTACTATCCAGTATTTAACGAGCAAAACGAGATCTACGCGGTGATTCATCATATTCAAGATGTAACCGAAAAAGTTAAAATGGAATCTCAGCTAATTCAGTCTGACAAGTTGGCTGCCATTGGTGAGATGGCAGCAGGGGTGGCTCACGAGCTCAATAACCCCATGACAGTAATAATTGGTACGGCACAATTATTATTGAGGGAAATGGAAAAGGAGCAACCCCACGCCAGTTATTTGAAGGATATTATTAATGGTGGTTTGCGCTGCAAACGCATTATACAAAACCTGCTTACCTTTTCGCGCCAGGAACAACAACCGATGGAACCGATAGCGGTTAATGAGCAGGTGGAAAATGTTTTGAGTCTTAGCAAATATCAAATTAACCGCAATAAAATTAGTATTGAGACAGACTTGGCTGAAAATTTGCCTCTAGTTACCGCCAATGCTCAACAATTGCAACAAGTGTTGCTTAATTTTTTGCTAAATGCCCGAGATGCATTGGATAAAATTGATAGAGAAAAATATATTAGAATTAGTACCGGGTTAAATACCACAGACCAAGGGGAGCAACAGGTTTGGCTGGCGGTGGAAGACAATGGTGAAGGAATTGCGGCAGAAAATATGAACAAAATTTTTAATCCCTTTTACACCAGCAAAGAGGTTTCCAGGGGTACTGGCTTAGGTTTGTCAGTAAGTCTGGGCATTGCCCAAGCCCATGGTGGCACCATTAAAGTTATCAGTGTTGTGGGTGAAGGTAGTACTTTTAAATTAGAGTTACCTATTGACTAAAATGCCTGACAAGGGGGAAGAACATGGAAAAGAAGCCGGGAATTTTGATTATAGATGACGAAATTGAGATAGGTGTGTTTTTTCGCCGCCTGCTGGAAAGTAAAGGTTATCAAGTGGGAGTAGCCACCACTGGGGACGAAGCCGAAACCCTATGGGAAAACCACAACTATCAAGTGGCGCTAATCGATTTGAAACTCCCGGATACAGATGGTTTGACACTTCTCAGAAATTTGAAAGCTGTCCAACCAGACTGTGAAGTAATTATTATGACTGGTTACGCTACCACCAAAACAGCAGTTAAAGCCATCCAGTTAGGGGCTTTTGATTATATAGAAAAACCCTTTGAAGATATTGCTGAGATTGAAGAATTGATAAAAAAGGTTTTGGATTATAAGAACCCCATTGGTGATAGTGAACACCGCCCCAGTTGGGCCGATACTGCCAATAGCGTGGGTCTTTGCTATGGGGAAAATGAGGAAATGCACCACTTATTAAACATCGCTGACAGAATTGCCAATAAAGATATTAACGTACTAATTAATGGTGAAACCGGTACCGGAAAAGAAGTGTTGGCGCGATTTATTCATGCTGCCAGTCGCCGGGTGGACCAAAGCTTTGTGGCGGTTAACTGCGGTGCTATGCCGGAAAATATTTTAGAAAGTCATTTGTTTGGTCACGAAAAGGGCTCCTTTACCGGTGCTAACAATTTGCATCGGGGTATTTTTGAACTGGCAAACAACGGTACATTGTTTTTGGATGAAATTGGGGAAGCCAGCTTAACGATCCAAGTTAAATTATTGCGGGTTTTAGAAACCGGTGAGTTTTATCGAGTGGGTGGAGAGAAACCTATTCGTACTAACGTAAGGTTAATCGCCGCCACCAATGTGGATCTGGAGCAGGCTGTCAAAGATAAAGTATTTAGAGAAGATTTGTTTTATCGTTTAGACGTGGTGCGTTTAGTTTTACCGCCCCTGAGGGACAGGGCAGAGGACATTCCTCATTTAGTAAACTATTATTTACAGCGGTTAGGCACTGCCGGAGAAACACAAATTTCAGCAGAGGCCATGAAATGGCTAATGGAATACCCATGGCCGGGTAACCTGCGAGAACTATTCAATACCATCAGTCAGGCGGTAGTTTTATGTGATGATCAAGTTATTTTACCTGAGCACTTGCCGCAAAAGATTATGCGCAATGGTAAAGGAGTATCAGATAACAAAGACACCGCTGCAACCACCGATATCGACACTGTTCACAGTATTAAAGAAGTGGTTAATAAATTTAGCGCCGGTGACAAGCTATCCTCCCAACAATTGCTAGATGCTTACCAACTGGTGAATCAACTAAAAAATGGCATTAAAGAGAACCTTATTAAAAGGGGGATTTCCCCAGAAACACCTGTGTCACTAAGGGACATTGAAGCCCAAGCAATAGAAGAAACCTTAGCATATTACAGAGGTAATATTAGTGCCGCTGCTAAAGCACTGGGGGTAGGCCGTAATACACTTTATCGCAAAGTAAAAGAATATAATATCGGGCAAAAATAAGGGCGCTGGGCGCCCTTGTTTTTGGGCCTATTCCCTATTTTCTTTACTATAAAATCCCAGATGGACCCGGTAAATACTGGGTATGCCTTGGGGTACAAAGGCCACTCTGTCACCTGGCTTAATAGCGTGCTTAAGGCCGAAAGCCACTCCGTTTACAAACATCGCCTCAATGTTGTCAGCTGGAATGTCCAATTGTTTAATTAAATCAGAACCAGTGATACCATTTTCTGGAATAGCAACTGTTTTGGGTATACTCCAACCTCTTTCTTTAAAAAGTTGCTGCATTTCTGCAAAGGCTCGTAACTCAATTGTAGCCACTTATGAAATCCCCCCTTGAATATGTACTTATATTCTGAATATATCATATTGCAATTTTTTCTCCAATATATATTGGCGTTTATGTCAATATTCAATTACCAGCTATGTTTCAAAATATGACAGGCGTTCCAAAACAGAGCCTAATCCCGTCCTGTTTTAGTACAAATGTTAATTATTGCTACTAATAGGATTGTTTTTTGTTGGCATGTTTTTTGCAACTTATAATTAGTAAAAATAGTTTTAATTTTGCGACAGGGGGGGGTATTTAGATTTTTTCTAATTTGTCTAAATATTACTAGCTATTGGGAGCAGGATTTGGATGAATCGTGTAGAATTTTATTACCTATAGAATAGAGAAAAAATTAAGAAGATTAGATTAAACAATTAAGGAGGGTTTAAATTGTTAAAGTTTATCAGAATTGACATGACTGCTAAAAAAGTAACCGTTGAAGAAACACCAGAGAAGTACCTAGCACTGGGTGGCCGCGCATTAACCTCTCAATTTATTTTGGATGAAGTGCCTGCCGAATGCCATCCACTGGGAGCTAAAAACAAATTAATCATTACTCCTGGATTATTGTCCGGCACCAATGCACCATCATCCGGACGGCTTTCCATTGGCGGTAAAAGCCCATTAACCGGTGGTATTAAAGAAGCCAATGCCGGTGGTATTACTTCTCAAAAAATTGCTAACTTAGGTATTAAAGCAATTGTTATTGAAGGTATGGCTGATTCGGGTACCTATATTGCCCGGGTAACTGCAGATAATGTCGAATTAATTCCTGCTGACGATTTAGCAGGTAAAGGCACTTACGAATTAACTTCTATTTTACTAGAACGCTATAATCCAAAGGCCGGTATAATTTGCATTGGCCCTGCTGGCGAAATGAAAATGCTGTCCGCCGGTATTACAAACAATGACATGGAAGGTAACTCCAGTCGTTATGCTGGTCGCGGTGGTTTAGGCGCTGTGATGGGTTCCAAAGGTTTAAAAGCTATTGTGGTTGAAGCAGACAAGACCTTTGATGCACCTGTAAAAGATAAAGAACGCTTTAAGGCTGCTGCCAAGAAGTTTGCTCAAATTCTGATTCAACACCCAGTTAGTGGAGATGGCTTACCAAAGTATGGCACCAACGTTTTGATGAATATCATTAACGAAGCTGGTGGATTACCCACTCGCAACTTCAGCACCGGTCGTTTTGACGCTGCCAACGAAGTGGGCGGTGAGAAGTTGGCTGAAGTGGCCACTGCCCGCGGCGGTAAAGCTACCCACGCTTGCCACCCTGGTTGTGTAATCCGTTGCTCTAACGTTTATCCTATGCCGGATGGTAAGGTTTGTTCTCCAATTGAATACGAAACCGCTTGGGGCTTTGGTCCTAACTTAGATATTAGTGATTTAGATGTAGTGGCTAAGCTAAACTATATTTGTAACGATGTGGGTCTGGACACCATTGAAGTTGCAGGTACTCTAGGCGTACTGATGGAAGCAGGTGCATTGCAATTTGGGGATGGCCAAGGTGCTATAACTGCTTTAGAGGAAGTCGCTAAGGGCACTCCGCTGGGTCGGATTATTGGTGCTGGCGCGGCTGTTGCTGGTAAAGTTTATGGTGTTACCAGAGTACCCACCGTTAAAGGGCAAAGCATACCTGCTTACGACCCCCGTTCGGTCCGCGGTAATGGGGTAA is part of the Peptococcaceae bacterium 1198_IL3148 genome and encodes:
- a CDS encoding aldehyde ferredoxin oxidoreductase C-terminal domain-containing protein, with amino-acid sequence MLKFIRIDMTAKKVTVEETPEKYLALGGRALTSQFILDEVPAECHPLGAKNKLIITPGLLSGTNAPSSGRLSIGGKSPLTGGIKEANAGGITSQKIANLGIKAIVIEGMADSGTYIARVTADNVELIPADDLAGKGTYELTSILLERYNPKAGIICIGPAGEMKMLSAGITNNDMEGNSSRYAGRGGLGAVMGSKGLKAIVVEADKTFDAPVKDKERFKAAAKKFAQILIQHPVSGDGLPKYGTNVLMNIINEAGGLPTRNFSTGRFDAANEVGGEKLAEVATARGGKATHACHPGCVIRCSNVYPMPDGKVCSPIEYETAWGFGPNLDISDLDVVAKLNYICNDVGLDTIEVAGTLGVLMEAGALQFGDGQGAITALEEVAKGTPLGRIIGAGAAVAGKVYGVTRVPTVKGQSIPAYDPRSVRGNGVTYATTTMGADHTAGYAVTANILKVGGFVDPTKDGGQIELSRNLQIATAAVDATGLCLFVAFAVLDNPEGLPTIVEMLNAQYGTELTVDDVTALGQQILKNEREFNAKAGFTKADDRLPEFFYEEELAPHNTKFDLKEKLDEVFNF